One genomic region from Streptomyces sp. NBC_01431 encodes:
- the pgl gene encoding 6-phosphogluconolactonase, translated as MSTPQLVVHRDKELMAQAAAARLITKVVDAQAARGSASVVLTGGRNGNGLLAALASSPARDAIDWSRLDLWWGDERFVPEGDPERNYTQAREALLDAVALDPKRVHAMPASGGAYGSDADAAAAAYAAELAAAAGPEDHGPVPTFDVLMLGVGPDTHVASLFPELPAVRETERTVVGVHGAPKPPPTRISLTLPAIRAAREVWLLAAGEDKAQAAAIALSGAGEVQAPAAGAYGRARTLWLLDAAAASRLPRSLYPPASA; from the coding sequence GTGAGCACGCCGCAGCTCGTCGTCCACCGCGACAAGGAGCTGATGGCCCAGGCCGCCGCGGCCCGCCTGATCACGAAGGTCGTGGACGCCCAGGCCGCTCGCGGCTCGGCGTCCGTGGTCCTCACGGGCGGCCGCAACGGCAACGGCCTCCTCGCGGCGCTGGCCTCCTCACCGGCCCGGGATGCGATCGACTGGTCGCGCCTCGACCTGTGGTGGGGCGACGAGCGCTTCGTGCCCGAGGGCGACCCGGAGCGGAACTACACGCAGGCGCGTGAGGCACTGCTCGATGCGGTGGCGCTGGACCCGAAGCGGGTGCACGCGATGCCGGCTTCGGGCGGGGCGTACGGCAGCGACGCCGACGCGGCCGCGGCCGCCTACGCGGCGGAGCTTGCGGCGGCCGCGGGCCCCGAGGACCACGGACCGGTGCCGACGTTCGACGTCCTGATGCTGGGTGTCGGCCCGGACACCCATGTGGCGTCCCTCTTCCCGGAGTTGCCCGCGGTGCGGGAGACCGAGCGGACGGTCGTCGGGGTGCACGGCGCCCCGAAGCCGCCGCCCACCCGGATCTCGCTGACCCTTCCGGCGATCCGGGCGGCCCGTGAGGTGTGGCTGCTCGCGGCGGGCGAGGACAAGGCGCAAGCCGCGGCGATAGCCCTGTCGGGCGCCGGCGAGGTCCAGGCCCCGGCGGCGGGCGCCTACGGCCGCGCCCGAACGCTGTGGCTACTGGACGCGGCGGCCGCTTCCCGGCTCCCGCGATCGCTGTATCCGCCGGCGTCCGCCTGA
- the tpiA gene encoding triose-phosphate isomerase, protein MSTRTPLMAGNWKMNLNHLEAIAHVQKLAFALADKDYEAVEVAVLPPFVDLRSVQTLVDGDKLKIKYGAQDISAHESGAYTGEISGLMLAKLKCTYVAVGHSERRQYHAENDEICNAKVKAAYKHGLTPILCVGEGLDVRRAGQQVPYTLSQLDGGLKDVPAEQAESIVIAYEPVWAIGTGEVATPEDAQEVCGAIRARLAELYSQELADKVRIQYGGSVKSGNVAAIMAQPDVDGALVGGAALDADEFVKIVRFRDQ, encoded by the coding sequence GTGAGCACCCGTACCCCGCTGATGGCGGGCAACTGGAAGATGAACCTCAACCACCTTGAGGCCATCGCGCACGTCCAGAAGCTCGCCTTCGCGCTCGCCGACAAGGACTACGAGGCCGTCGAGGTCGCGGTCCTGCCCCCCTTCGTCGACCTGCGTTCCGTGCAGACCCTCGTCGACGGCGACAAGCTCAAGATCAAGTACGGCGCCCAGGACATCTCGGCGCACGAGTCCGGTGCCTACACCGGCGAGATCTCGGGCTTGATGCTGGCCAAGCTGAAGTGCACCTACGTCGCCGTGGGCCACTCCGAGCGCCGGCAGTACCACGCCGAGAACGACGAGATCTGCAACGCCAAGGTGAAGGCCGCCTACAAGCACGGCCTGACCCCGATCCTCTGCGTCGGCGAAGGTCTGGACGTCCGCAGGGCCGGCCAGCAGGTCCCGTACACCCTGAGCCAGCTCGACGGCGGCCTCAAGGACGTCCCGGCCGAGCAGGCCGAGTCCATCGTGATCGCGTACGAGCCGGTGTGGGCCATCGGCACCGGCGAGGTCGCCACGCCCGAGGACGCGCAGGAGGTGTGCGGGGCGATCCGCGCCCGCCTGGCCGAGCTGTACTCGCAGGAACTCGCCGACAAGGTGCGCATCCAGTACGGCGGCTCGGTGAAGTCCGGGAACGTCGCCGCGATCATGGCGCAGCCCGATGTCGACGGCGCCCTGGTGGGCGGCGCGGCACTGGACGCCGACGAGTTCGTCAAGATCGTCCGCTTCCGCGACCAGTAA
- the opcA gene encoding glucose-6-phosphate dehydrogenase assembly protein OpcA: protein MKIDLTDTTASKINKALVQGRRAVGTPAVGMVLTLVIVTDEENAYDALRAASDASREHPSRTLVVIKRVSRSPRDRTSSRLDAEVRVGADAGTGETVVLRLYGEVLNHAQSVVLPLLLPDAPVVVWWPVSAPSDPAKDPLGALAQRRVTDTYAAEHPIQELTARAEAYTPGDTDLAWTRITPWRSMLAAALDQIACKVTAVEVEGEEFNPSCELLGMWLADRLNVPVKRSVSSGPGLTAVRLETTGGPIVLDRADGSLATLSVQGQPDRAVALKRRETAELIAEELRRLDPDDTYASALKYGVDRLGDGSGATAAPATAEPDVKPAPAKKAAVAKKAAAK, encoded by the coding sequence ATGAAGATCGACCTTACGGACACCACGGCCAGCAAGATCAACAAGGCCCTCGTGCAGGGCCGCCGGGCCGTGGGCACCCCCGCCGTCGGCATGGTGCTCACGCTCGTCATCGTCACCGACGAGGAGAACGCCTACGACGCCCTGCGGGCGGCCAGTGACGCCTCGCGCGAGCACCCCTCGCGCACGCTCGTCGTCATCAAGCGGGTCTCGCGCTCGCCGCGCGACCGCACCAGCTCCCGGCTCGACGCCGAGGTGCGGGTGGGCGCGGACGCGGGCACCGGCGAGACGGTGGTCCTGCGGCTGTACGGCGAGGTACTCAACCACGCCCAGTCGGTGGTCCTGCCGCTGCTCCTGCCGGATGCTCCGGTCGTCGTCTGGTGGCCGGTGAGCGCGCCGTCCGATCCGGCGAAGGACCCGCTGGGCGCGCTCGCCCAGCGCCGGGTGACCGACACCTACGCGGCCGAGCACCCCATCCAGGAGCTGACCGCCCGCGCCGAGGCGTACACCCCGGGCGACACCGACCTGGCGTGGACGCGCATCACGCCGTGGCGTTCGATGCTGGCCGCGGCGCTCGACCAGATCGCCTGCAAGGTGACCGCCGTCGAGGTGGAGGGCGAGGAGTTCAACCCGAGCTGCGAACTGCTCGGCATGTGGCTCGCGGACCGGCTGAACGTGCCGGTCAAGCGCTCCGTGTCGTCGGGCCCCGGCCTCACCGCCGTACGCCTGGAGACGACGGGCGGCCCGATCGTCCTGGACCGCGCCGACGGCTCGCTCGCCACGCTCTCCGTGCAGGGCCAGCCCGACCGCGCGGTGGCTCTGAAGCGCCGCGAGACCGCCGAGCTCATCGCGGAGGAACTGCGCCGCCTCGACCCGGACGACACCTACGCGTCCGCGCTCAAGTACGGCGTCGACCGGCTCGGCGACGGCAGCGGGGCGACCGCCGCACCGGCCACCGCCGAACCGGACGTCAAGCCGGCCCCGGCGAAGAAGGCGGCCGTGGCCAAGAAGGCAGCGGCCAAGTGA
- the gap gene encoding type I glyceraldehyde-3-phosphate dehydrogenase, whose amino-acid sequence MTIRVGINGFGRIGRNYFRALLEQGADIEIVAVNDLGDTATTAHLLKYDTILGRLKAEVTHTADTITVDGHTIKVLSERNPADIPWGQLGVDIVIESTGIFTKKADAEKHIAGGAKKVLISAPAKDEDITIVMGVNQDKYDASQHHVISNASCTTNCVAPMAKVLDESFGIVKGFMTTVHAYTNDQRILDFPHSDLRRARAAAENIIPTTTGAAKATALVLPQLKGKLDGMAMRVPVPTGSITDLVIELTREVTKDEVNAAFQKAAEGELKGILYYTEDPIVSSDIVSQPASCTFDSQLTMVDAKTVKVLGWYDNEWGYSNRLVDLTVFVGGQL is encoded by the coding sequence GTGACGATCCGCGTAGGCATCAACGGCTTTGGCCGCATCGGGCGCAACTACTTCCGCGCGCTCCTTGAACAGGGTGCTGACATCGAGATCGTGGCTGTCAACGACCTTGGTGACACCGCGACCACTGCTCACCTGCTGAAGTACGACACCATTCTGGGTCGTCTCAAGGCCGAGGTCACGCACACCGCCGACACCATCACGGTCGACGGCCACACCATCAAGGTGCTCTCCGAGCGCAACCCGGCCGACATCCCCTGGGGTCAGCTGGGCGTCGACATCGTCATCGAGTCGACCGGCATCTTCACCAAGAAGGCCGACGCCGAGAAGCACATCGCGGGCGGCGCCAAGAAGGTCCTGATCTCGGCTCCGGCCAAGGACGAAGACATCACCATCGTGATGGGCGTCAACCAGGACAAGTACGACGCCTCCCAGCACCACGTCATCTCCAACGCCTCCTGCACCACCAACTGCGTGGCGCCGATGGCCAAGGTGCTCGACGAGAGCTTCGGCATCGTCAAGGGCTTCATGACGACGGTCCACGCGTACACCAACGACCAGCGCATCCTGGACTTCCCGCACTCGGACCTGCGCCGTGCCCGCGCCGCCGCCGAGAACATCATCCCGACCACCACCGGTGCCGCGAAGGCCACCGCTCTGGTCCTCCCGCAGCTCAAGGGCAAGCTCGACGGCATGGCCATGCGCGTCCCGGTCCCCACGGGCTCCATCACCGACCTGGTGATCGAGCTGACCCGTGAGGTCACCAAGGACGAGGTCAACGCCGCGTTCCAGAAGGCCGCGGAGGGCGAGCTGAAGGGCATCCTCTACTACACCGAGGACCCGATCGTCTCCTCCGACATCGTCAGCCAGCCGGCGTCGTGCACCTTCGACTCCCAGCTGACCATGGTCGACGCCAAGACCGTCAAGGTCCTCGGCTGGTACGACAACGAGTGGGGCTACTCCAACCGCCTCGTCGACCTGACCGTCTTCGTCGGCGGCCAGCTCTGA
- a CDS encoding phosphoglycerate kinase, whose protein sequence is MKTIDELLAEGVAGKRVFVRADLNVPLAEGLITDDGRIRAVLPTIKALVAADAKVVVASHLGRPKGAPDPQSSLLPAAERLAELLGAPVAFAQDTVGPAAHDAVNGLQPGQVAVIENLRFNAGETAKDDVERGEFADQLAALADVYVGDGFGAVHRKHASVFDLPARLPHYAGYLIATEVGVLKKLTEDVQRPYTVVLGGAKVSDKLAVIDELLGKADRLLIGGGMAYTFLKAKGYEVGISLLQEDQIPVVQEYMKRAEETGVELVLPVDVLVSKDFPDLKTKAPATFQTVDADKIPADEEGLDIGPKSRELFASKITDAETVFWNGPVGVAEHPDYAGGTAAIAQALLDSKGFTVVGGGDSAAAVRNLGFDETKFGHISTGGGASLEYLEGKTLPGLAALED, encoded by the coding sequence ATGAAGACGATTGACGAACTTCTCGCCGAAGGGGTCGCGGGCAAGCGGGTATTCGTCCGCGCCGACCTCAACGTGCCGCTGGCAGAAGGCCTGATCACCGACGACGGCCGCATCCGCGCGGTGCTGCCCACCATCAAGGCGCTCGTCGCTGCCGACGCCAAGGTCGTCGTGGCCTCGCACCTGGGCCGCCCCAAGGGCGCCCCGGACCCGCAGTCCTCGCTGCTGCCCGCCGCCGAGCGGCTCGCCGAACTCCTCGGTGCCCCGGTCGCGTTCGCCCAGGACACCGTGGGCCCCGCCGCCCACGACGCGGTGAACGGGCTCCAGCCCGGCCAGGTCGCGGTCATCGAGAACCTGCGTTTCAACGCCGGTGAGACGGCCAAGGACGACGTCGAGCGCGGCGAGTTCGCCGACCAGCTCGCGGCCCTCGCCGATGTGTACGTGGGTGACGGCTTCGGAGCCGTGCACCGTAAGCACGCCTCCGTCTTCGACCTCCCGGCACGCCTGCCGCACTACGCGGGCTACCTCATCGCCACCGAGGTCGGCGTCCTGAAGAAGCTCACCGAGGACGTCCAGCGCCCCTACACCGTCGTCCTCGGCGGCGCCAAGGTCTCCGACAAGCTCGCCGTCATCGACGAGCTGCTCGGCAAGGCCGACCGCCTGCTCATCGGCGGCGGCATGGCGTACACCTTCCTGAAGGCCAAGGGATACGAGGTCGGCATCTCCCTGCTCCAGGAGGACCAGATCCCGGTCGTCCAGGAGTACATGAAGCGCGCCGAGGAGACCGGCGTCGAGCTGGTGCTCCCGGTCGACGTGCTCGTCTCCAAGGACTTCCCCGACCTGAAGACCAAGGCCCCGGCGACCTTCCAGACCGTCGACGCGGACAAGATCCCCGCGGACGAGGAGGGCCTGGACATCGGCCCCAAGTCCCGTGAACTGTTCGCCTCGAAGATCACCGACGCCGAGACCGTCTTCTGGAACGGCCCCGTCGGCGTCGCCGAGCACCCCGACTACGCCGGTGGCACCGCCGCCATCGCGCAGGCCCTGCTCGACAGCAAGGGCTTCACCGTGGTCGGAGGTGGCGACTCCGCCGCCGCCGTCCGCAACCTGGGCTTCGACGAGACGAAGTTCGGCCACATCTCGACCGGTGGCGGCGCCAGCCTCGAATACCTCGAAGGCAAGACGCTTCCCGGCCTCGCCGCACTGGAGGACTGA
- the pgi gene encoding glucose-6-phosphate isomerase, which produces MNAGSRTRLNQMPEWIALGKHREQLGDTHLRELFAAEPGRGTGCTLQVGDLYLDYSKHLVTDETLALLRELAAAADVDGLRDAMFRGEKINTSEDRAVLHTALRAPRDAVIEVDGENVVPGVHAVLDKMAAFSERIRSGEWTGHTGKRIKNVVNIGIGGSDLGPAMAYEVLKSFADRELTVRFVSNVDGADLHEAVRDLDAAETLFIIASKTFTTIETITNATSARDWLLTELKADQGAVAKHFVALSTNADKVAEFGIDTANMFGFWDWVGGRYSFDSAIGLSLMIAIGPDRFREMLDGFRLIDEHFRTAPAESNAPLLLGLLGVWYGAFFDAQSHAVLPYSHYLSKFTAYLQQLDMESNGKSVDRDGNPVEWQTGPVVWGTPGTNGQHAYYQLIHQGTKVIPADFIGFAEPVADLLPGLVAQHDLLMANFFAQTQALAFGKTPQEVRAEGVAEELVPHKTFKGNHPTTTILAKELTPSVLGQLIALYEHKVFVQGAIWNIDSFDQWGVELGKVLAKRVEPALTEGADVPGLDPSSKALVAKYRALRGR; this is translated from the coding sequence ATGAACGCAGGAAGCCGTACCAGGCTCAACCAGATGCCGGAGTGGATCGCACTGGGCAAGCACCGGGAGCAGTTGGGCGACACCCATCTGCGTGAGCTGTTCGCCGCCGAACCCGGTCGCGGCACCGGATGCACCCTGCAGGTCGGCGACCTCTACCTGGACTACTCCAAGCACCTGGTGACCGACGAGACCCTCGCGCTGCTGCGCGAACTGGCCGCGGCCGCCGATGTAGACGGCCTGCGGGACGCGATGTTCCGCGGCGAGAAGATCAACACGTCCGAGGACCGCGCCGTCCTGCACACCGCGCTGCGCGCCCCGCGCGACGCGGTGATCGAGGTCGACGGCGAGAACGTGGTGCCGGGCGTGCACGCCGTGCTCGACAAGATGGCCGCCTTCTCGGAGCGGATCCGCTCGGGCGAGTGGACGGGCCACACCGGCAAGCGCATCAAGAACGTGGTCAACATCGGTATCGGCGGCTCCGACCTCGGCCCGGCGATGGCGTACGAGGTCCTGAAGTCCTTCGCCGACCGGGAGTTGACGGTCCGGTTCGTGTCCAACGTCGACGGCGCCGACCTCCACGAGGCCGTGCGCGACCTGGACGCCGCCGAGACGCTGTTCATCATCGCGTCCAAGACCTTCACCACCATCGAGACCATCACCAACGCCACCTCGGCGCGCGACTGGCTGCTCACCGAGCTGAAGGCCGATCAGGGCGCCGTCGCCAAGCACTTCGTGGCGCTGTCGACCAATGCCGACAAGGTCGCCGAGTTCGGCATCGACACGGCCAACATGTTCGGGTTCTGGGACTGGGTCGGCGGACGCTACTCCTTCGACTCGGCCATCGGCCTCTCCCTGATGATCGCCATCGGGCCGGACCGGTTCCGCGAGATGCTCGACGGCTTCCGCCTGATCGACGAGCACTTCCGCACGGCCCCCGCCGAGTCCAACGCACCTTTGCTGCTCGGCCTGTTGGGCGTCTGGTACGGCGCGTTCTTCGACGCGCAGTCGCACGCGGTGTTGCCGTACTCGCACTACCTGTCCAAGTTCACCGCCTACCTCCAGCAGCTGGACATGGAGTCCAACGGCAAGTCCGTGGACCGCGACGGCAACCCGGTCGAGTGGCAGACCGGGCCGGTCGTGTGGGGCACCCCGGGCACCAACGGGCAGCACGCGTACTACCAGTTGATCCACCAGGGCACGAAGGTCATCCCGGCCGACTTCATCGGCTTCGCCGAGCCGGTCGCCGACCTGCTGCCGGGCCTGGTCGCCCAGCACGACCTCCTGATGGCCAACTTCTTCGCCCAGACGCAGGCGCTGGCCTTCGGCAAGACGCCGCAGGAGGTGCGGGCCGAGGGCGTGGCCGAGGAACTCGTGCCGCACAAGACGTTCAAGGGCAACCACCCCACCACCACGATCCTCGCCAAGGAGCTGACCCCCTCGGTCCTCGGCCAGCTGATCGCGCTGTACGAGCACAAGGTGTTCGTACAGGGCGCCATCTGGAACATCGACTCCTTCGACCAGTGGGGCGTCGAGCTCGGCAAGGTCCTGGCCAAGCGCGTCGAGCCCGCTCTGACCGAGGGCGCGGACGTGCCGGGCCTCGACCCGTCCAGCAAGGCCCTGGTCGCCAAGTACCGTGCGCTGCGCGGCCGTTGA
- a CDS encoding MFS transporter → MAAAQTVQSAAATVPAWRGGFGRLWTAAVVSRFGDSLRTAALPLLATTLTADPFLIALVTACGYLPWLLFGLLGGAIADRVDQRRAMWAVDLVRGALVAAFALAVAQGYASMALLIALAFALTTLQTLFDNAATALLPSLVPSTALGSANARVMTGQQIAGGFLAAPLVPALLAVSVAAPYGVDAASYGCAAALVASLRPEAPQRAAVKPGSTLRAEIAEGLRALWADRGLRGLCAATTVCNIGMGALIATLVLHVTGWLHAGHGGYAVTITAYGAGSVTGGLLAQRLARRLGRIRSVLVATVVQTGCLAAMGTVRALWVTVAAMALFGLMGMVWNVNLATLMQERAPEAMLGRVSAAFRTMAVAGAPLGALAGGAAAASWGLNTPALLASGLFVAAVGVLIPALAA, encoded by the coding sequence GTGGCAGCAGCGCAGACCGTCCAGAGCGCGGCGGCGACGGTGCCGGCCTGGCGCGGGGGGTTCGGAAGGCTGTGGACGGCTGCGGTCGTCAGCCGTTTCGGTGATTCTCTGCGCACCGCCGCGCTGCCCCTGCTCGCCACCACGCTCACCGCCGATCCGTTCCTCATCGCGCTCGTCACGGCCTGTGGCTATCTGCCCTGGCTGCTGTTCGGACTGCTCGGCGGGGCGATCGCCGACCGGGTGGACCAGCGCCGCGCCATGTGGGCGGTCGACCTGGTCCGGGGCGCCCTGGTGGCCGCCTTCGCACTGGCCGTCGCCCAGGGGTACGCCTCGATGGCCCTGCTGATCGCCCTGGCCTTCGCGCTCACCACCCTCCAGACCCTCTTCGACAACGCCGCCACCGCGCTGCTGCCCTCGCTCGTGCCCAGTACGGCGCTGGGCAGTGCGAACGCCCGGGTGATGACCGGCCAGCAGATAGCGGGCGGCTTCCTGGCCGCCCCGCTGGTGCCGGCGCTCCTCGCCGTCTCGGTCGCGGCGCCGTACGGGGTGGACGCGGCCAGCTACGGATGCGCTGCCGCGCTCGTCGCCTCGCTGCGGCCCGAGGCCCCGCAGCGGGCGGCTGTGAAGCCCGGGTCCACCCTGCGGGCCGAGATCGCCGAGGGGCTACGGGCCCTGTGGGCCGATCGCGGGCTGCGCGGGCTGTGCGCCGCCACCACCGTCTGCAACATCGGCATGGGCGCCCTCATCGCCACCCTGGTCCTCCACGTCACCGGCTGGCTGCACGCCGGGCACGGCGGCTACGCCGTGACCATCACGGCGTACGGGGCGGGCAGCGTGACCGGTGGGCTGCTCGCTCAGCGGCTGGCACGGCGGCTCGGGCGGATACGGAGCGTGCTGGTCGCCACGGTCGTCCAGACCGGCTGTCTGGCGGCCATGGGCACAGTGCGCGCGCTGTGGGTGACCGTCGCCGCCATGGCGCTGTTCGGGCTCATGGGCATGGTGTGGAACGTGAACCTGGCGACTCTGATGCAGGAGCGCGCGCCGGAGGCGATGCTGGGCCGGGTGAGCGCGGCGTTCCGGACGATGGCCGTGGCCGGTGCCCCGCTGGGCGCCCTCGCGGGCGGCGCGGCGGCGGCGTCCTGGGGCCTCAACACACCGGCGCTGCTGGCGTCCGGCTTGTTCGTGGCCGCCGTCGGCGTTCTGATTCCTGCCCTCGCCGCCTGA
- the secG gene encoding preprotein translocase subunit SecG, producing MIVGFSIALIVFSLLLMLLVLMHKGKGGGLSDMFGGGMQSSVGGSSVAERNLDRITVVIGLLWFACIVVLGLLMKLK from the coding sequence GTGATTGTCGGGTTCTCGATTGCCCTGATCGTCTTCAGCCTGCTGCTGATGCTGCTGGTGCTGATGCACAAGGGAAAGGGTGGCGGCCTCTCCGACATGTTCGGCGGTGGCATGCAGTCCTCCGTCGGCGGCTCCTCGGTCGCCGAGCGCAACCTCGACCGCATCACCGTCGTGATCGGTCTGCTGTGGTTCGCGTGCATTGTCGTACTTGGTCTGCTGATGAAGCTCAAGTAA
- a CDS encoding RNA polymerase-binding protein RbpA, with amino-acid sequence MASGNAIRGSRVGAGPMGEAERGESAPRLRISFWCSNGHETQPSFASDAQVPDTWDCPRCGFPAGQDRDSPPDPPRTEPYKTHLAYVRERRSDADGEAILAEALAKLRGEI; translated from the coding sequence GTGGCAAGTGGCAACGCGATCCGGGGAAGCCGGGTCGGAGCGGGGCCGATGGGGGAGGCCGAGCGGGGCGAGTCTGCGCCGCGCCTCCGCATCTCCTTCTGGTGCTCGAACGGGCACGAGACGCAGCCGAGCTTCGCCAGTGACGCACAGGTTCCGGACACGTGGGACTGCCCGCGCTGCGGATTCCCCGCGGGACAGGACCGGGACAGCCCGCCGGACCCGCCGCGCACGGAGCCGTACAAGACCCACCTCGCGTACGTGCGGGAACGGCGCAGTGACGCGGACGGCGAGGCGATCCTCGCGGAGGCGCTCGCCAAGCTCCGGGGCGAGATCTGA
- the zwf gene encoding glucose-6-phosphate dehydrogenase gives MSSSNPLRDAADRRLPRIAGPSGLVIFGVTGDLSRKKLMPAVYDLANRGLLPPGFALIGFARREWQDEDFAQEVHDAVKAHARTPFREEVWQQLIQGMRFVQGDFDDDDAFETLKSTIQELDKAQGTGGNFAFYLSVPPKFFPKVVQQLKKHGLADQKDGSWRRAVIEKPFGHDLVSAKELNQVVHEVFPPDEVFRIDHYLGKETVQNILALRFANTMFEPLWNRSYVDHVQITMAEDIGIGGRAGYYDGIGAARDVIQNHLLQLLALTAMEEPASFDADALAAEKTKVLGAVRLPKDLGKDTVRAQYAAGWQGGEKAVGYLQEDGIDPKSKTDTYAAIKLGIDNRRWAGVPFYLRTGKRLGRRVTEIAVVFQRAPHSPFDHTATEELGQNALVIRVQPDEGVTVRFGSKVPGTSMEVRDVSMDFAYGESFTESSPEAYERLILDVLLGDSNLFPRVEEVELSWKILDPIERYWDAHGKPAQYPSGTWGPDEADEMLARDGRSWRRP, from the coding sequence TTGTCAAGCAGCAATCCGCTGCGTGACGCCGCAGACCGACGGCTCCCGCGTATCGCGGGGCCGTCGGGCCTGGTGATCTTTGGCGTCACGGGCGATTTGTCCCGTAAAAAGTTGATGCCCGCCGTCTATGACCTCGCCAACCGGGGTCTGCTGCCGCCGGGCTTTGCCCTGATCGGTTTCGCCCGCCGCGAGTGGCAGGACGAGGACTTCGCGCAGGAGGTCCACGACGCGGTCAAGGCGCACGCCCGTACGCCGTTCCGCGAGGAGGTCTGGCAGCAGCTCATCCAGGGGATGCGCTTCGTCCAGGGCGACTTCGACGACGACGACGCCTTCGAGACGCTGAAGTCGACCATCCAGGAACTCGACAAGGCGCAGGGCACGGGCGGCAACTTCGCCTTCTACCTGTCGGTACCGCCGAAGTTCTTCCCCAAGGTCGTCCAGCAGCTCAAGAAGCACGGTCTGGCCGACCAGAAGGACGGCTCCTGGCGCCGCGCGGTCATCGAGAAGCCGTTCGGCCACGACCTGGTCTCCGCCAAGGAGCTCAACCAGGTCGTGCACGAGGTCTTCCCGCCCGACGAGGTCTTCCGGATCGACCACTACCTGGGCAAGGAGACCGTTCAGAACATCCTGGCCCTGCGGTTCGCGAACACCATGTTCGAGCCGCTGTGGAACCGCTCCTACGTCGACCACGTGCAGATCACGATGGCCGAGGACATCGGCATCGGCGGCCGGGCCGGCTACTACGACGGCATCGGCGCGGCCCGCGACGTCATCCAGAACCACCTGCTCCAGCTGCTCGCGCTGACCGCGATGGAGGAGCCCGCCTCCTTCGACGCGGACGCGCTCGCCGCGGAGAAGACCAAGGTGCTCGGCGCCGTGCGACTGCCGAAGGACCTCGGCAAGGACACCGTGCGCGCCCAGTACGCGGCCGGGTGGCAGGGCGGCGAGAAGGCCGTCGGCTACCTCCAGGAAGACGGCATCGACCCCAAGTCGAAGACCGACACCTACGCCGCGATCAAGCTGGGGATCGACAACCGCCGCTGGGCGGGCGTCCCGTTCTACCTGCGTACCGGCAAGCGCCTCGGCCGCCGCGTCACGGAGATCGCGGTCGTCTTCCAGCGCGCCCCGCACTCCCCCTTCGACCACACCGCCACGGAGGAGCTGGGCCAGAACGCCCTGGTCATCCGGGTGCAGCCGGACGAGGGCGTGACGGTGCGGTTCGGCTCCAAGGTGCCGGGTACCTCGATGGAGGTCCGGGACGTCTCCATGGACTTCGCGTACGGCGAGTCCTTCACGGAGTCGAGCCCCGAGGCCTACGAACGCCTCATCCTGGACGTCCTGCTCGGCGATTCCAACCTCTTCCCGCGAGTGGAGGAGGTCGAGCTGTCCTGGAAGATCCTCGACCCGATCGAGCGGTACTGGGACGCCCACGGCAAGCCCGCCCAGTACCCGTCCGGGACCTGGGGACCGGACGAGGCGGACGAAATGCTCGCACGAGACGGACGGAGCTGGCGTCGGCCATGA